The following proteins are co-located in the Salvelinus namaycush isolate Seneca chromosome 31, SaNama_1.0, whole genome shotgun sequence genome:
- the LOC120025489 gene encoding phospholipid phosphatase 1-like isoform X2 — protein sequence MFETRGIPFILLDIACLIIAGLPFAILTPLHNPFKRGFFCNDDSIKYPLKEDTISYQLLGGVMIPITVLTMVFGECLSVYLKRIKSKSSFSNMYVASVYKAIGTFVFGAAMSQSLTDIAKYSIGRLRPHFLDVCKPDWKLINCTAGAYIEDFTCTGDTHMVNEARLSFYSGHSSFSMYCMLFLALYIQARLQAEWARLLRPTLQFFLIAASVYTGLSRVSDYKHHWSDVLAGLIQGALVAILVVFFVSDFFKKRVEPQEDVEIPHNSLQETPTNGNHYDSSPN from the exons CTGGACTCCCATTCGCAATACTCACACCGCTACACAATCCCTTCAAACGTGGATTTTTCTGTAACGATGACTCAATCAAGTACCCTCTTAAAGAAGACACCATATCCTATCAGTTGTTAGGTGGAGTTATGATACCCATCACAGTACTCACT ATGGTCTTTGGAGAGTGCCTTTCAGTCTATCTAAAGCGCATCAAATCAAAGTCCTCTTTCAGCAACATGTATGTGGCCAGTGTTTACAAAGCCATCGGCACCTTCGTGTTCGGGGCTGCCATGAGCCAATCGCTCACTGACATCGCCAAGTATTCGATTGGTCGGCTGCGACCTCACTTCCTGGACGTGTGCAAGCCCGACTGGAAGCTGATCAACTGCACGGCAGGCGCCTACATTGAGGACTTCACCTGCACCGGGGATACGCACATGGTCAACGAGGCCAG GCTGTCCTTCTACTCCGGCCACTCCTCCTTTTCCATGTACTGCATGCTGTTCCTGGCA CTATACATTCAGGCCAGACTGCAGGCAGAGTGGGCTAGACTCCTGAGACCAACACTCCAGTTCTTCCTGATCGCTGCATCCGTGTACACTGGCCTGTCCCGTGTGTCCGACTACAAACACCACTGGAGCGACGTCCTGGCTGGCCTTATTCAGGGAGCACTCGTGGCCATACTGGTG GTATTTTTCGTGTCAGACTTCTTCAAGAAGAGGGTGGAGCCTCAGGAAGATGTGGAGATTCCCCACAACAGCCTGCAAGAGACACCCACTAACGGAAACCATTACGACAGCAGCCCCAACTAA